From a region of the Branchiostoma floridae strain S238N-H82 chromosome 13, Bfl_VNyyK, whole genome shotgun sequence genome:
- the LOC118429121 gene encoding uncharacterized protein LOC118429121 produces MAINLNILLCVMLLMPHCLDVLGRSVPSCEGGKVWNVQVRTCECPLWTYWYQPTHGCEPCSQLCRGEVSHCEDQSECQGYLQSLTSTLKPVSTESSWTVSPAGQNSASLTELTTVELAVIFIGLVVFILVLRMIFMEWTLCKLKKQVSKIAGINAQPFERQSLMDHTWEKQRYEPDGALTEQDRGRTGLQPDTQETEESLPPGGAQCARVVTSSSPSDDDVQHSPTSDTKLHKPSVNGDMLQEHHDAVNADQ; encoded by the exons ATGGCTATCAACCTAAATATCTTGCTGTGTGTCATGCTGCTCATGCCTCACTGTCTGG atgtcttAGGAAGATCTGTTCCCAGTTGTGAAGGAGGGAAAGTCTGGAATGTCCAGGTGCGCACATGTGAGTGCCCACTGTGGACCTACTGGTACCAGCCCACCCATGGATGCGAGCCCTGCAGTCAGCTGTGCAGGGGCGAGGTATCACATTGTGAAGATCAGAGCGAATGCCAAG GGTACTTGCAGTCCCTGACATCAACACTGAAGCCAGTCTCTACAGAATCCTCATGGACTGTCTCCCCTGCTGGGCAAAACAGTGCCTCTTTAACAG aGTTGACAACAGTGGAGCTGGCTGTCATTTTTATTGGACTGGTTGTGTTCATACTTGTGCTGAGAATGATCTTCATGGAGTGGACTCTGTGTAAGTTGAAGAAGCAGGTCTCCAAGATTGCTGGAATTAATGCCCAGCCTTTTGAGAGGCAAAG TCTTATGGACCACACCTGGGAGAAGCAGCGTTACGAGCCTGACGGTGCTTTAACTGAGCAGGACAGAGGACGCACAGGTCTTCAGCCTGACACACAAGAGACTGAGGAGTCGCTACCTCCAG GAGGTGCCCAATGTGCACGTGTGGTGACATCTTCCTCTCCTTCTGATGATGATGTCCAACACAGCCCGACCAGCGATACAAAGCTGCACAAGCCATCTGTGAATGGAGACATGCTGCAGGAGCACCATGATGCTGTTAACGCTGATCAGTGA
- the LOC118429120 gene encoding beta-galactoside alpha-2,6-sialyltransferase 2-like, with translation MDKKGLFLFILVSCTCIAIYALLGRVSLTVVMTTAEKSKPGMHFVYLGTGETEGATDDTRATLSCRLKNKVPFSTITRTLEAFQGRPAVRNVFPKQSLENMVHYNSCAVVSSSHAMKFHKYGTKIDAHDAVLRFNCAPTKNYTVNVGRRTDLRLINTVIPYSNCQREFWDKRIKMFNNEIVVVRNYLNVRVNKNNKLDLRLDAHHSFENYIRYRRRFPNRAMHFFQRPNFGWDIKNELKHFCNGMTNCKTTEFEKSPSTGAHGVVMMLHLCDWVYTYEFIPSAVDRNTTLAHYFDEDLKFTGRYHSYNTERDYWRVLTVTPLEEVEKTGVAVFRGLSQYNCT, from the exons ATGGATAAAAAGGGTTTGTTCTTGTTCATTCTGGTCTCCTGTACATGTATCGCCATTTACGCCTTACTCGGGAGGGTCTCCCTGACTGTGGTGATGACAACAGCAGAAAAGAGCAAGCCCGGCATGCATTTCGTGTACCTCGGGACAGGCGAGACGGAGGGCGCCACAGACGACACCAGGGCCACCCTCTCCTGCCGTCTGAAGAACAAGGTCCCGTTTTCAACCATTACTAGGACGTTGGAGGCCTTTCAAGGACGTCCTGCAGTCAGAAACGTCTTTCCAAAACAGAGTTTGGAGAACATGGTACACTACAACTCGTGTGCGGTCGTCAGCAGCAGCCATGCCATGAAATTCCACAAGTACGGAACGAAAATAG ATGCACATGACGCCGTATTGAGGTTCAACTGCGCACCGACGAAGAACTACACCGTGAACGTGGGCAGGCGCACGGACTTACGTTTGATCAACACGGTTATCCCCTACTCAAATTGTCAACGGGAGTTCTGGGACAAGCGCATCAAAATGTTCAACAACGAGATTGTCGTAGTCCGCAACTATTTAAACGTTCGGgtcaataaaaacaacaaactggATCTAAGACTGGACGCGCACCACAGTTTTGAAAATTATATCAGATACAGAAGGAGGTTTCCAAACAGGGCTATGCACTTCTTTCAAAGACCCAACTTCGGTTGGGATATAAAGAACGAACTCAAGCACTTTTGCAACGGCATGACCAACTGTAAGACGACGGAGTTCGAGAAGAGTCCGAGCACAGGAGCACACG GAGTCGTGATGATGCTGCACCTGTGTGACTGGGTCTACACGTACGAGTTCATCCCTTCTGCAGTAGACAGGAACACCACCCTGGCTCACTACTTTGACGAAGACTTGAAGTTTACCGGGCGTTATCACTCCTACAACACGGAGAGAGACTACTGGAGGGTGCTGACTGTGACGCCGTTGGAGGAGGTGGAGAAGACTGGGGTGGCAGTCTTCAGGGGATTGTCTCAGTATAACTGTACATAG